A window from Halomicrobium urmianum encodes these proteins:
- a CDS encoding type II secretion system F family protein, protein MAFDPLGLAPLAVVAAVAVGAALTSVSDGWDRSVTRYARRFFGRYVEPDPERERLLRSAYVAATYRSYAARTLLYTAVAALAGAVAGVYVFGGILLAIPTVVDLLMGLPPTMVSALGLWGFELVLSETGTFAVVTAGGVVVGLGTAGATYGLRWTLPRSRAAERRRGIDEGLARTVAFTYALSRGGVAVPAVLRTLSENRAVYGEGAAEVGVAVREMDLFGRDVITAVRRAARRTPSERFETFAENLASVLQSGQSLSEFLRQQYDRYRDEAEDRQEEVLELLATVAEAYVTVLVAAVLFLLTILLVFGLTLRDTLPFMRILAYLLIPLANAGFAVYLAQKLDSLGVGGNGTSAVLDEYETTTFGRPDAGGTSDAATGVTDEARTDGGATARRDHRRQLRLADKIASVKRVVRSPLATLRWHPDRILYATVPLALLYVAVRAPGAFATEAVNLYRLDDVLIQATLFVLATYAAVREAYARRIRRIEAATPELLERLASLNEAGMSVVESLRRIRGSDVGVLTPEVERIWADVRTGANVEDALVRFGRRLRTTAVTRVVVLLVNAMRASGKLGPVLRIAAEQARADRRLRRKRRQTMFTYLVVIYVSFLVFLVIIAAVQEVLIPSLPSQVPTPENTGRLAVSVDQFARFGRVDKAAYTLVFFHTALIQAVLSGFVGGQLGEGSLRDGAKHAAIMLGVAYVAFLLLSSPVASVTLDGVDAGSEAVVVDSVSASEGGFLVLYDGDRNGTVLGASGYLQSGTHRDVRVDVSGGVPPRRTVVAVVHRDTDGDGSLTLDGSADAPYPEAGQGDVVEVAVEAA, encoded by the coding sequence ATGGCGTTCGATCCCCTCGGTCTCGCGCCGCTCGCGGTCGTCGCCGCCGTCGCCGTCGGGGCCGCCCTGACGTCGGTCAGCGACGGGTGGGACCGGTCGGTCACGCGCTACGCGCGGCGCTTCTTCGGCCGGTACGTCGAGCCCGACCCCGAGCGCGAGCGCCTGCTCCGGTCGGCCTACGTCGCCGCGACCTACCGCTCCTACGCCGCGCGGACGCTGCTGTACACCGCCGTCGCGGCCCTGGCCGGCGCCGTCGCCGGCGTCTACGTCTTCGGCGGGATTCTGCTCGCCATCCCGACCGTCGTCGACCTCCTGATGGGCCTTCCCCCGACGATGGTATCGGCGCTGGGCCTGTGGGGGTTCGAACTGGTCCTCTCCGAGACGGGGACGTTCGCCGTCGTCACGGCCGGCGGCGTCGTCGTCGGCCTCGGGACGGCGGGGGCGACCTACGGGCTCCGGTGGACGCTCCCGCGGAGCCGCGCCGCCGAGCGCCGCCGGGGCATCGACGAGGGGCTGGCCCGCACCGTCGCCTTCACGTACGCGCTCTCGCGCGGCGGCGTCGCCGTCCCCGCGGTACTGCGGACCCTCTCCGAGAACCGGGCCGTCTACGGTGAAGGGGCGGCCGAGGTCGGCGTCGCCGTCCGCGAGATGGATCTCTTCGGCCGCGACGTGATCACGGCGGTCCGGCGAGCGGCCCGGCGGACGCCCAGCGAGCGCTTCGAGACGTTCGCCGAGAACCTCGCCAGCGTCCTCCAGAGCGGCCAGTCCCTCTCCGAGTTCCTCCGCCAGCAGTACGACCGCTACCGCGACGAGGCCGAGGACCGACAGGAGGAGGTGCTGGAACTGCTCGCGACCGTCGCCGAGGCGTACGTGACCGTCCTCGTCGCCGCCGTCCTCTTCCTGCTGACCATCCTGCTCGTGTTCGGGCTGACGCTCCGGGACACGCTCCCGTTCATGCGGATTCTGGCGTACCTGCTGATCCCGCTCGCCAACGCGGGCTTCGCGGTCTACCTCGCCCAGAAGCTCGACTCGCTGGGCGTCGGCGGGAACGGAACCAGCGCGGTCCTCGACGAGTACGAGACGACGACGTTCGGCCGGCCCGACGCCGGCGGAACGTCGGACGCTGCCACCGGTGTCACTGACGAAGCCCGTACCGACGGCGGCGCCACCGCCCGTCGCGACCACCGACGACAGTTGCGACTCGCGGACAAGATCGCGAGCGTCAAGCGCGTCGTCCGGTCGCCCCTGGCGACGCTGCGCTGGCACCCGGACCGGATCTTGTACGCGACCGTCCCGCTGGCCCTGCTCTACGTCGCGGTCCGCGCGCCGGGCGCGTTCGCCACGGAGGCGGTCAACCTCTACCGCCTCGACGACGTGTTGATCCAGGCGACGCTGTTCGTCCTCGCGACCTACGCCGCGGTCCGGGAGGCGTACGCCCGCCGCATCCGCCGCATCGAGGCGGCCACGCCGGAACTGCTGGAGCGGCTGGCCAGCCTCAACGAGGCCGGGATGTCCGTCGTCGAGAGCCTCCGGCGGATCCGCGGGAGCGACGTCGGCGTCCTCACGCCCGAGGTGGAGCGGATCTGGGCGGACGTGCGGACGGGAGCCAACGTCGAGGACGCCCTCGTCCGGTTCGGCCGGCGCCTGCGCACCACGGCCGTCACCCGGGTCGTCGTCCTGCTCGTCAACGCCATGCGGGCCAGCGGGAAGCTCGGCCCCGTCCTTCGGATCGCCGCCGAGCAGGCCCGCGCCGACCGCCGTCTGCGCCGGAAGCGCCGCCAGACGATGTTCACCTACCTCGTGGTCATCTACGTCTCCTTTCTGGTCTTCCTCGTGATCATCGCCGCCGTCCAGGAGGTGCTGATCCCGAGCCTCCCGTCGCAGGTCCCCACCCCGGAGAACACCGGTCGGCTGGCCGTCAGCGTCGACCAGTTCGCTCGCTTCGGTCGGGTCGACAAGGCCGCCTACACGCTCGTGTTCTTCCACACCGCGCTGATCCAGGCCGTCCTCTCCGGGTTCGTCGGCGGCCAGCTGGGCGAGGGGTCGCTGCGCGACGGCGCCAAGCACGCCGCTATCATGCTCGGTGTCGCCTACGTCGCCTTCCTGCTGCTGTCCTCCCCGGTCGCCTCGGTCACCCTCGACGGCGTCGACGCCGGCAGCGAGGCCGTCGTCGTCGACTCCGTCTCCGCCTCGGAGGGCGGCTTCCTCGTCCTCTACGACGGCGACCGGAACGGAACCGTCCTCGGCGCCTCCGGGTACCTCCAGTCCGGGACCCACCGCGACGTCCGCGTCGACGTCTCCGGCGGCGTTCCACCGAGGCGCACCGTCGTCGCCGTGGTCCACCGCGACACCGACGGCGACGGGTCGCTGACGCTGGACGGGTCCGCGGACGCTCCCTACCCCGAGGCGGGGCAGGGCGACGTGGTCGAGGTCGCCGTCGAGGCGGCGTGA
- a CDS encoding MBL fold metallo-hydrolase: protein MTVHYDGLTLDWLGYATLRIEGDESVVYFDPGRYGVLTGEWEPHADVAHPPAQDYAAHDADVVCVTHVHHYDPDGIRRVANDDTTLVVFEGIDVHRTDRDLDRPADLPYDRVEVSMEDDRLVDDLPLWTVPAYNEPDGPNVDASGDPIHPEGIGCGFLVAVDGTRVFWSGDTDVLPGHEELDVDVFVPSIAKNLTMDRRDAADLAEAMDPGLVLPMHYNTFEALESDSGAFATDVARRGVPVALDER from the coding sequence ATGACCGTCCACTACGACGGGCTGACGCTCGACTGGCTCGGCTACGCGACGCTGCGGATCGAGGGCGACGAATCGGTCGTCTACTTCGATCCCGGCCGCTACGGCGTGCTCACCGGCGAGTGGGAGCCCCACGCCGACGTCGCCCACCCGCCCGCGCAGGACTACGCCGCCCACGACGCCGACGTGGTCTGCGTGACCCACGTCCACCACTACGACCCCGACGGGATCCGCCGGGTCGCGAACGACGACACCACACTCGTCGTCTTCGAGGGCATCGACGTCCACCGGACCGACCGCGACCTCGACCGGCCCGCGGACCTCCCCTACGACCGCGTCGAGGTGTCGATGGAGGACGACCGCCTCGTCGACGATCTCCCGCTGTGGACCGTCCCCGCGTACAACGAGCCCGACGGCCCCAACGTCGACGCGTCCGGCGACCCCATCCACCCCGAGGGCATCGGCTGCGGCTTCCTCGTCGCCGTCGACGGCACCCGCGTCTTCTGGTCCGGCGATACGGACGTCCTCCCCGGCCACGAGGAACTGGACGTGGACGTGTTCGTCCCCTCCATCGCGAAGAACCTCACCATGGACCGCCGCGACGCGGCCGACCTCGCCGAGGCGATGGACCCCGGGCTCGTGCTGCCGATGCACTACAACACCTTCGAGGCGTTGGAGAGCGACTCCGGCGCGTTCGCCACGGACGTCGCCCGGCGCGGCGTTCCCGTCGCTCTGGACGAGCGGTAG
- a CDS encoding DNA topoisomerase IV subunit A: MSAETQLNDEEAREKLIELAETFYDQFADGEVPKMQVPTRTKSNIEYDEDKSVWVYGDRTSTRTAKTVSGAQKLLKAIYAIDFLQQQLEEDRSSTLRELYYLSESWDLEEAQFNSQDESNQLVEDLEIVSNVTREDFHMRPEESGATLMGPLELREQTRRGEREIHCQEDVGEGGYQIPNNPDTIEFLDNDADFVLAVETGGMRDRLVENGFDDDYNALIVHLKGQPARATRRITKRLHDELDLPVVVFTDGDPWSYRIYGSVAYGSIKSAHLSEYLATPEADFIGIRPEDIVEYDLPTDPLSDSDINALESELEDPRFQTEFWEEQIELQLDIEKKSEQQALASHGLDFVTDTYLPERLSEMGVL; encoded by the coding sequence ATGAGCGCAGAGACGCAACTGAACGACGAGGAAGCGCGCGAGAAGCTGATCGAGCTGGCCGAGACGTTCTACGACCAGTTCGCAGACGGCGAGGTGCCGAAGATGCAGGTCCCCACCCGGACCAAGTCCAACATCGAGTACGACGAGGACAAGAGCGTCTGGGTGTACGGCGACCGGACCTCCACCCGGACGGCCAAGACCGTCTCCGGGGCCCAGAAGCTGCTGAAGGCCATCTACGCCATCGACTTCCTCCAGCAGCAACTGGAGGAGGACCGCTCGTCCACCCTGCGTGAGCTGTACTACCTCTCGGAGTCGTGGGACCTCGAGGAGGCGCAGTTCAACAGCCAGGACGAGTCCAACCAGCTGGTCGAGGACCTGGAGATCGTCTCCAACGTCACCCGCGAGGACTTCCACATGCGCCCGGAGGAGTCCGGCGCGACTCTCATGGGCCCGCTGGAACTGCGCGAGCAGACCCGCCGCGGCGAGCGGGAGATCCACTGCCAGGAGGACGTCGGCGAGGGCGGCTACCAGATTCCCAACAACCCCGACACCATCGAGTTCCTGGACAACGACGCCGACTTCGTGCTCGCCGTGGAGACCGGCGGTATGCGCGACCGCCTCGTCGAGAATGGCTTCGACGACGACTACAACGCCTTGATCGTCCACCTCAAGGGCCAGCCAGCCCGGGCGACCCGCCGGATCACCAAGCGCCTCCACGACGAACTCGACCTGCCTGTGGTTGTCTTCACGGACGGTGACCCGTGGTCGTACCGCATCTACGGCTCCGTCGCATACGGCTCGATCAAGTCCGCCCACCTCTCGGAGTACCTCGCCACACCGGAGGCCGACTTCATCGGCATCCGGCCCGAGGACATCGTCGAGTACGACCTCCCGACTGACCCCCTGTCGGACTCGGACATCAACGCCCTGGAGTCCGAACTGGAGGACCCCCGCTTCCAGACCGAGTTCTGGGAGGAGCAGATCGAACTGCAGCTGGACATCGAGAAGAAGTCCGAGCAGCAGGCGCTGGCCAGCCACGGACTGGACTTCGTGACGGACACGTATCTCCCGGAAAGGCTCTCTGAGATGGGCGTCCTGTAA
- a CDS encoding DNA topoisomerase VI subunit B, which produces MTSYQSRLGEGEGVAEELAESQRAISIAEFFEKNKHMLGFDSGARGLVTAVKEAVDNALDACEEAGILPDVYVEIQESGDYYTLIVEDNGPGITKEQLPKVFGKLLYGSRFHKREQNRGQQGIGISAAVLYSQLTSGKPAKITSRTQGSDEAQYFELIVDTDTNEPEIDVEDTTSWDRPHGTRIELEMEANMRARNQLHDYVKHTAVVNPHARIELREPQEHFKYERATDQLPAETEEIRPHPHGVELGTLLKMLEATDSYSLSGFLQEEFTRVGGKTADGVIANFKDRYYGREMAWSPPEAHEDADVARAVQGAVSNKGKEATDAFADEVAETVGNNETLAHHELADVVDNVAARVADEHDKTFGDTVREAAVEAAWEAITDERTGDVYQLVDEATTTRKDDAAVQGLAERVAAKFEDSERHRVTLADLEEYVDRAADMTEERDDATFGDTARENVVDQLWSRARRVPDEAPNVSEVADDRDDASDLLEAMRETDIIAPPTDCLAPITDELVEAGLTKEFDADFYAASTRDASVHGGDPFIVEAGIAYGGDVEADGKAQVMRFANRVPLVYQRGACATTDVVKDINWRNYGLDQPGGSGIPNGPVVVMVHIASTNVPFTSESKDAVANVPEIESEIELAIREAARDLKSYLNKRRSMQQRRKKQNKLATILPEMAEKLTEVTGEDELVIDDSLARIMNNVLVEREVEDDTVRVVVENNADTSADVEMTDIVTAEPQDTNGAQVVEMDGEWFVKWSTTIASGEEAVLEYSVTEDADFDISVDGVEDEKLTVNA; this is translated from the coding sequence ATGACGTCGTACCAGTCGCGACTCGGTGAGGGCGAAGGGGTCGCCGAGGAGCTGGCCGAGAGCCAGCGGGCGATCTCGATCGCCGAGTTCTTCGAGAAGAACAAGCACATGCTCGGGTTCGACTCCGGAGCCCGAGGTCTCGTGACCGCGGTCAAGGAGGCCGTCGACAACGCGCTCGACGCCTGCGAGGAGGCCGGCATCCTGCCCGACGTCTACGTCGAGATCCAGGAGTCCGGCGACTACTACACCCTGATCGTCGAGGACAACGGGCCGGGTATCACGAAGGAACAGCTCCCCAAGGTCTTCGGGAAGCTCCTCTACGGCTCCCGGTTCCACAAGCGCGAGCAGAACCGGGGCCAGCAGGGGATCGGTATCTCCGCCGCCGTCCTGTACTCCCAGCTGACCTCCGGCAAGCCCGCGAAGATCACCAGCCGGACGCAGGGCAGCGACGAGGCCCAGTACTTCGAGCTGATCGTCGACACGGACACCAACGAGCCGGAGATCGACGTCGAGGACACGACCAGCTGGGACCGCCCGCACGGGACCCGCATCGAACTGGAGATGGAGGCCAACATGCGGGCCCGCAACCAGCTCCACGATTACGTCAAGCACACCGCGGTCGTGAACCCGCACGCCCGCATCGAGCTGCGTGAGCCCCAGGAGCACTTCAAGTACGAGCGGGCGACCGACCAGCTCCCCGCCGAGACCGAGGAGATCCGCCCGCACCCCCACGGCGTCGAACTCGGGACGCTCCTGAAGATGCTGGAGGCCACCGACTCTTACTCCCTGTCGGGCTTCCTGCAGGAGGAGTTCACTCGCGTGGGCGGAAAGACCGCCGACGGCGTCATCGCGAACTTCAAGGACCGCTACTACGGTCGCGAGATGGCCTGGTCGCCGCCGGAGGCCCACGAGGACGCCGACGTCGCCCGCGCCGTTCAGGGGGCCGTCTCGAACAAGGGCAAGGAGGCCACCGACGCCTTCGCCGACGAGGTGGCGGAGACGGTCGGCAACAACGAGACGCTCGCTCATCACGAGCTGGCCGACGTCGTCGACAACGTCGCGGCCCGCGTCGCCGACGAGCACGACAAGACCTTCGGCGACACCGTCCGCGAGGCCGCCGTCGAGGCCGCCTGGGAGGCGATCACCGACGAGCGCACCGGCGACGTCTACCAGCTCGTCGACGAGGCGACCACCACGCGCAAGGACGACGCCGCCGTCCAGGGGCTCGCCGAGCGCGTCGCCGCGAAGTTCGAGGACAGCGAGCGCCATCGCGTGACCCTCGCGGACCTCGAGGAGTACGTCGACCGTGCCGCGGACATGACCGAGGAGCGCGACGACGCCACCTTCGGCGACACCGCCCGCGAGAACGTCGTCGACCAGCTCTGGTCTCGGGCCCGCCGGGTGCCGGACGAGGCTCCCAACGTCTCCGAGGTGGCCGACGACCGCGACGACGCCAGCGACCTGCTGGAGGCGATGCGCGAGACGGACATCATCGCGCCGCCGACCGACTGCCTCGCCCCGATCACCGACGAACTCGTCGAGGCCGGCCTCACCAAGGAGTTCGACGCGGACTTCTACGCCGCCTCGACCCGTGACGCCTCCGTCCACGGCGGCGACCCGTTCATCGTCGAGGCCGGCATCGCCTACGGCGGCGACGTCGAGGCCGACGGGAAAGCACAGGTGATGCGCTTCGCCAACCGCGTTCCGCTGGTCTACCAGCGCGGTGCCTGCGCCACGACCGACGTGGTCAAGGACATCAACTGGCGCAACTACGGGCTCGACCAACCCGGCGGCTCCGGCATCCCGAACGGCCCCGTCGTCGTGATGGTCCACATCGCGTCGACGAACGTGCCCTTCACCAGCGAGTCCAAGGACGCCGTGGCCAACGTCCCCGAGATCGAGTCGGAGATCGAACTGGCCATCCGGGAGGCCGCACGCGACCTGAAGAGCTACCTGAACAAGCGCCGCTCGATGCAGCAGCGCCGGAAGAAGCAGAACAAGCTGGCCACCATCCTCCCGGAGATGGCCGAGAAGCTGACGGAGGTGACCGGCGAGGACGAGCTGGTGATCGACGACTCGCTGGCCCGGATCATGAACAACGTCCTCGTCGAGCGGGAGGTCGAGGACGACACCGTCCGGGTCGTCGTCGAGAACAACGCCGACACCAGCGCCGACGTCGAGATGACCGACATCGTCACCGCCGAGCCGCAGGACACCAACGGCGCACAGGTCGTCGAGATGGACGGCGAGTGGTTCGTGAAGTGGTCGACGACGATCGCCTCGGGCGAGGAGGCGGTACTGGAGTACAGCGTGACAGAGGACGCCGACTTCGACATCTCCGTCGACGGCGTGGAGGACGAGAAGCTCACGGTGAACGCATAA
- the gyrB gene encoding DNA topoisomerase (ATP-hydrolyzing) subunit B, producing MSQDPEYGADQIQVLEGLQAVRKRPAMYIGSTDARGLHHLVYEVVDNSIDEALAGHCDEITVTVHEDDSISVSDDGRGIPVDTHAEYDRPAVEVIMTVLHAGGKFDNKSYQVSGGLHGVGVSVVNALSETLRVEVKRDGALWRQRFDEGEPDGGLDRVRDLEPDEDTGTTIRFWPDEGIFETTDFVYSTLASRLRELAFLNSGVEITLADERDGEGETFRYEGGIREFVEYLNETKDPLHRDVIYFADSETIEDGDVHVEIAMQGTDELQGSIHAFANNINTREGGTHMTGFKTALTRVVNDYAQANDLLSDLDDTLKGEDIREGLTAVISIKHPDPQFEGQTKTKLGNSEVRGVVESTMHDGLGTFFEENPDVAEAIVAKAVEAAKARKAAQKAEELTRRKSALESTALPGKLADCQTRDPSEAELFIVEGDSAGGSAKQGRNPEFQAILPIRGKILNVEKHRLDRILENDQIRNLITALGTSIGDEFDIDDCRYERIIMMTDADVDGAHIRTLLLTLFYRHMRPLLEAGYVYAAQPPLYRIRYKGDTYDAMTEAERDTLVEEKCDGNPDQVQRFKGLGEMNPQQLWDTTMDPDQRILKQITIEDAAAADKMFSVLMGDAVEPRKQFIKEHSPEAEWVDI from the coding sequence ATGTCACAGGACCCCGAGTACGGTGCGGACCAGATACAGGTCCTCGAAGGGCTCCAGGCCGTCCGGAAGCGGCCGGCGATGTACATTGGCTCGACGGACGCCCGTGGGCTCCACCACCTCGTCTACGAGGTCGTGGACAACTCCATCGACGAGGCGCTGGCCGGCCACTGCGACGAGATCACCGTCACGGTCCACGAGGACGACTCCATCTCCGTGTCCGACGACGGTCGTGGGATCCCCGTCGACACCCACGCCGAGTACGACCGCCCCGCCGTCGAGGTCATCATGACCGTCCTCCACGCCGGCGGCAAGTTCGACAACAAGTCCTACCAGGTCTCCGGCGGCCTCCACGGCGTCGGCGTCTCCGTCGTCAACGCCCTCTCCGAGACCCTCCGGGTCGAAGTCAAGCGCGACGGCGCCCTCTGGCGACAGCGCTTCGACGAGGGCGAACCCGACGGCGGCCTCGACCGCGTCCGCGACCTCGAACCCGACGAGGACACCGGCACCACAATCCGCTTCTGGCCCGACGAGGGCATCTTCGAGACGACCGACTTCGTCTACTCGACGCTGGCCTCGCGCCTGCGCGAACTCGCCTTCCTCAACTCCGGGGTGGAGATCACGCTCGCCGACGAGCGCGACGGCGAGGGCGAGACCTTCCGCTACGAGGGCGGCATCCGCGAGTTCGTCGAGTACCTCAACGAGACGAAAGACCCCCTCCACCGCGACGTCATCTACTTCGCGGACTCCGAGACCATCGAGGACGGCGACGTCCACGTCGAGATCGCCATGCAGGGCACGGACGAGCTACAGGGCTCGATCCACGCCTTCGCCAACAACATCAACACCCGCGAGGGCGGGACCCACATGACCGGGTTCAAGACCGCGCTGACCCGCGTGGTCAACGACTACGCCCAGGCGAACGACCTCCTCTCCGATCTGGACGATACCCTCAAGGGCGAGGACATCCGCGAGGGGCTGACGGCGGTCATCTCCATCAAGCACCCCGACCCGCAGTTCGAGGGCCAGACCAAGACCAAGCTCGGCAACAGCGAGGTCCGGGGCGTCGTCGAATCGACGATGCACGACGGGCTGGGCACCTTCTTCGAGGAGAATCCCGACGTCGCCGAGGCCATCGTCGCCAAGGCCGTCGAGGCCGCGAAGGCCCGCAAGGCCGCCCAGAAGGCCGAGGAGCTGACCCGGCGCAAGTCCGCGCTGGAGTCGACGGCGCTGCCCGGTAAACTGGCCGACTGCCAGACGCGGGACCCCAGCGAGGCCGAACTGTTCATCGTCGAGGGCGACTCGGCCGGCGGCTCGGCCAAGCAGGGCCGCAACCCCGAGTTCCAGGCCATCCTCCCCATCCGCGGGAAGATCCTCAACGTCGAGAAGCACCGCCTGGACCGCATCCTGGAGAACGACCAGATCCGGAACCTGATCACCGCGCTGGGCACGAGCATCGGCGACGAGTTCGACATCGACGACTGCCGGTACGAGCGCATCATCATGATGACCGACGCCGACGTCGACGGGGCGCACATCCGGACGCTCCTGCTGACGCTGTTCTACCGGCACATGCGGCCGCTGCTCGAGGCCGGCTACGTCTACGCCGCCCAGCCCCCGCTGTACCGCATCCGGTACAAGGGCGATACCTACGACGCCATGACCGAGGCCGAGCGGGACACGCTCGTCGAGGAGAAGTGCGACGGCAACCCCGACCAGGTCCAGCGGTTCAAGGGCCTGGGCGAGATGAACCCACAGCAGCTCTGGGACACCACGATGGACCCCGACCAGCGGATCCTCAAGCAGATCACCATCGAGGACGCCGCCGCTGCGGACAAGATGTTCTCGGTCCTGATGGGCGACGCCGTCGAACCGCGCAAGCAGTTCATCAAGGAGCACTCGCCCGAGGCCGAGTGGGTGGACATCTGA